Below is a window of Gemmatimonadaceae bacterium DNA.
CACTACTGCGTCACCTGCGGTCGTGACGTGAGCGCGCTCCCGCAGCCGTCGTCCGGGCCGCAGGCACCGTAGTCCGGGGGTGCGCGGTGCACCGCGCGTGGCGCGACGTCAGTACGTGATGGCGCAGCCGCCGAGTGACAGGCCGGCGGCAAGGCCGAAGAGGAGCACCCGATCCCCCCGCACGATCCGGCCGGCGGCAATGGACTCGGCGAACGCCAGCGGAATCGATGCGGCGATGCAGTTGCCGCGTGTGGCGAGGTTGGTGATCACCTGCTCCTCGCGGAAGCCGAGCCGCTTCCATCCCAGCTCGATGCCATGGCGGCTGGCCTGGTGCGGCACCACTGCGGCGATGTCGGAGCGTGTCCAGCCGGCGCCGTCGCAGACACCGTCGATGAACGGCAGCAGCAGCGGCGCCGCCTTGCGGAAGAGGGACGGGCCGCGCATCGCGAAGAGGTTGTCACCGCGGGTAGTGGCGGGATCGTTGGGGTGATGCAGCGTGCCGCCGCCGCGGATCTGGCTCAGCTCCGCGCCACTGTGCCAGGTGCGGAGGTGCACACCGTGCAGCGCGCTGCCAGTGCCGGACGCCGGGGACACCACCACGGCCGCCGCCGCATCGCCGAACAGCACCGCGCTTTCCGGCTCATCGGGGTTCAGGCTGCGGCCAGCGTTCTCGCTGCTGAACACGAGCACATGTCGATGCGCCCCGCCGCAGACGAGGCGGGCTGCGACATCGAGTGCGGCGAGGAAGCTGAGGCAGGTGGCGTTCACGTCGAAGCAGGCCGTCGCACCCTCCGGCGCGCCCAGTTCGCGCTGGACGAACACCGCCGTGCAGGGGATCGCCTGCTGCGGCGTGCTCGATGCGCCGATGATCGCGGTCAGGTCGCGGGCGTCGAGGCCGGCCATCACCAGCGCATCACGTGCCGCGGCCGCCGCCATCATGGCAGCGCTCTCGCCGGTGCAGCGCCGCCGCTCGCGCACCCCGGTGCGATCGAAGATCCAGCCCGGCTCGAGTCCGAGCTGCGACTCGAGCTCCGCATTCGTGACGATGCGCGACGGCAGGTAGCAGCCGATGCCGGTGATGCGCACCGGCAGTGCGGTGGTGGTCGGCGCGGACGTCACGCCGCCACCCCGGGCGTCGCCGCACGCCAGGTGCAGGTGACACGTCGACGCTTGGCGCCCGCTGCCGGCGGCTGCACTCCGTGCACCACCGTCACGGCGCCGGCATGACACCCGTATCCCCGGAGCACCGCGGTCACTGATGCCTCGACCGCGCGTGCGACCGGGGCGAGCGGGGTGCCGGCGCGCACCTCGACCTCCACCCGCAGCGCCCCCGGTGCGTCCTGCACGGCGCGATACTCCGTGATCCGGTCGTCGGCGAGCAGCACCATGCGCCGGATGGCATCCGGGAACACCACGCGCAACGTCTCGTCACGCTGCGGGAACCAGCAGAGGTCATCCTGCCGCCCCTCGATCGCGGCGATCCGCTGCCACGCAGACCCGCAGGCGCACCGCTCGGCGGAGAGGTGCAGGACATCGCCAAGCCGGTAGCGGACGATCGGCTGCGTGCGGCGCCAGAGATCGGTCAGGATCGGCGCCACCCGTTCCGGCTCCGTCGGGGCGAGCGGTTCACACTGCACCACCATCACGTCCTCCTGCACATGAAGCACGTCATGCCGGCAGCTCACGGCCACCAGCCCCTCGGTGCACTGGTACACTTCGCCGACGGGGGCCTGGAACGCGGCGGCGATCGACGCGCGATCCTGCGGCTCGATCACCTCGGCCACCGAGACGAGGCGCGCGGGTGTCGCGCGCAACGCGTTCCGCCGCCGCGCATCGGCGAGCAGGCCGAGCAGCGACGGCGGTCCCACGATGAGCTGCGGGCGGAACTCGTTCAGCGCGGCGACCACACCGTCCAGCGGCTGCATCAGGTCGAAGAACCGGAACTGCACCACACTCGACGTGCGCTCGTAGAGCCGGCTGTTCGCGCGCAGGAAGAAGGCCACGCGATGGCCGGGACGCAGGTCCGGGATCGCACGGGCGAGGATGGTTCCGGCCCACCGCGTCTGCTCGGCCGGGCTGACGACGAACAGGCCGCGGTGCCCCGACGTGCCGCTGGACAGGCCCACCGTGCAGCCACGCACGGTGGCGGAATAGTCACCGCGTGCCTCGGCATCGAGTGCCACGCGCATCGCCTCGTCGCGCGGGATGCCGGTGGTCGTGAAGCCGTCGAACGACTCCATCATCAGGCGCTTGTCCACCAGTGGGAACTCACGCCACTGTGACGCGGGCCGCGTGCCCCAGTGTGCGGCGTGGAACGGGCTGTTGGCGCGGACGTGTGTGACCAGCGCGGCGGCGCGCGCATCCTGCCAGGCGCGCAGCCGGTCGCCGTGCAGCGTCGCGGCGCGCCATCGGGCGCCGAGATACGCCCCGATCACGTCGAGGCGCGTCACGAGCCGGCGGCCCAGCGCAGGGTGTCGGGACAATGGGTCGGCAGGATGGTGCACGCGGGACGGGCCGCCGCAAAGCGGCGCAGCGCATCGAGTGTCGCGACCAGTTCCGTCAAGTCGTCCTGCATCAGGCGCGTGATCGGGTGTGGTGGTCGCAGCTCGCGATAGGCACGCGTGGACCAGGCACCATCAGCGCAGAGCAGCACGTCGCCGGTGTCGGTGCGGAGCATGGCGCCAAGCTGGCCGCGTGCGTGCCCCGGCAGTGGCACAAGGCGAACGCTGCCGTCGCCGAGGAGGTCGTGGGTGGCGCCGAGCGCCGGCAGTGCCTCGCCGGCGAAGGCGTCGATCACGGTGGCGCGGCGGTCGAAGTCGGCGGGAAAGAGCTGCTGGACGATGCCACGACGCACCGCGTCGACACCACGCGCCCGCCGCTGCAGCGCCAGCGCGGCACCGCTGACCACGAACCGAGCGGCGGCGAAGTCGAGGAGGCCGGCAACATGGTCGGCATGCAGGTGCGACACGATCACGGTCCGCACCTCGTGCGCGGCGACGCCTGCCCCGGCCAGCTGCGCCACCAGCGGCATGCCGATGGTGGTGGGTGTGGCCAGTGCATAGATGCGGGCGGGCCAGGTGCGGAAGGCATCCAGCAGGCGTGGCGCGTACCCCGTGTCGAACAACAGCGGACCGTGGCCCGGATGCTCGATGAGGAAGGCCGGCGCGTGACAGCGCGCCTCGTGCCACCCCGTCCCGCGCGCGATCAGGCCGGCGCGCGCAACGCAGTAGCCCGTGTCGAAGGCACGAACCCGCACCGTGGTGCTCATCGCCCGATCATATGGCCAGCCACCGGGTGCGCAGCGCGTCGATGGTGCGCGCGACGCCGTCGGTGGAACTCACGCGTGGCATGTACCCGAGCAGCGCCCGCGCGCGACCGATGTCGCAGGTCTGGGTGCGTGCCAGGATGAGGGCGGAGTAGCGGGTGAGGAGCGGCTCACGGCGCGTGACCGCCGCGACGACCTCCATCGCGGCCGCAGCGGCCAGCGCGGTGCGCACGGAGAGGATGCGCGACGGGTACGGCAGGCCGGCGCCGGTCAGCAGTTCGCGGATCAGGGACCAGAGCAGCACGTGCTCACCACCGGTGATGAGGAAGGTCTCGCCGATGCCCTGCCGGGTGTGCAGCGCGCACTCCACGGCCTGCACGACATCGTCCACGTGCGTCACGTCGACGCGATTGCGACCGTCACCCACCTGCGGCAGGCGCCCCGCGCTGGCGGCGCGCAGGAGCCGCGGCACCAGCGAGCGATCCCCTTCCCCGTAGATCGCCTTCGGGCGCAGGATGATGCACTCGAGGTCACCCGGCGTCGCCCGCACGCGCAGCTCGGCCTGCTGCTTGGTCTCGGCGTAGCGGCTGCTGAAGTGGCGCGGATACGGCGCCGAGTCGCTGAGGTCGTGCTGGTCCCGTCCATCGAAGAGCACGGCGGGGGACGAGATGTGGACCAGGCGACGGACGCCGGCGGCACGGGCGGCGGCGATGACATGCTCGGTGCCGATGACGTTGGTCGCATGGAACTCGGCTCGCGGTCCCCAGGGGGCGGAGAGCGCCGCCGCGTGCACGATGGCGTCGCACCCGGCGGCGGCGGCGGTCAGGGTGGGCAGGTCACGCAGATCGCCCAGGCACGGCGTGATGCCGGGGGCCGAGGGCATCCGGCTCCGCTGCCGGCCGTGCGCACGCACGGCGATGCCCTGCGCGGCCAGGGTCCGGCAGGTGTGGCTGCCGAGGAAGCCGGAGGCGCCGGTGACGAGGACCGTTCGGAGTGTTGGGCTCACGAGCCGATGATACCCGGCTTCGCCCCTGGCGGACCCATGCGACGGCGACGATCGGTGCTCAGGCGATGGTCCGGCTCAGGCGCTGGAGGGTGTGCGAGGCGACGCGGGGACCATCCACGTCACCATCCGCGGCATCGCGGAGCAGGCGGGCGGCGAACTCCATCTCGAAGATGGCGAGCAGCGCGTGCAATGCCCCGCCGCCGGAGCCGTAGCCCTCGAGGTATGCCTTGCGGGCCTCGCGTTCCCAGAGCCAGGCGATCTCGAGCGCCTTGTCGTCGCCGCCGGCCAGCCTCGCGGCCTCCGCGGCCGATTCGGCGATCGAGACGAGGACGCGCGCGACATCGCGCCAGGGGGACTGCGGGGCGAGGCGTTCCTCGTCGGGGAGGCCGGGATCGCCGTCGAATTCGACGACGGTGAGGTGGCGGGGCGGCGTGATGAGGACGGCGTCGAGCGTGAGGGATCCGTGGATGCGCTGGATGATGCCCGGGGCACTCTCGGCCGCGGCAGCGAACTGCTGCAGCCGGGCCGGCAGCAGCGGGAGGGCTGCCTGGAGCAGCCGGTCCTTGCTGTCGACGGCGCCGTCGGCGCAGAGGGTGGTGGCCTGATCGAGGGCGGTCCAGGTGCGCGCGACCCAGGCATCGACGTCGGCCGCGCCGGCGGGTTCGGCGCCGACGAGCACGCCTTCGGCGAAGGGTCGACCGAGTCCGGCGTGGAGCTCGCGGGTCGCGACACCGACGGCGCGGACGTCGTCGAGGGCAGACGCCTGGAGTGACGGGTCACCGTCGAGGGCACGCCGGAGCCGGCCGACGACGACGGATCGGACGGTTGCGGTTCCGTCGGCGAGCGTTTCCAACGCGGCACTGGCGCTACGCTGTCCTGACGGCGACCTCAAGATGGCGCTTCCGAGTAGTGCCGGAGCCACCTGTGCCACCGGCACGCGTTCCAGATGGCGCAGCAGGTCCAGCTCCGCCTGTCCGCCCCGGGTCAGCCGTCTGTAGAGGATGGCCACTCCTGCCGGCTCGAACAGCACCACGTCATGTCGCCGGCCGGCGAGCTGGCGGGAGGCCTGCGTGACCGAGCGGCTGACTGCAGAGCGTTCCGGCGTGGCCACCCACTCCCAGCCGTCGGCGCGCAGCACAGCCCCTGCCGAGAGCGCTTCGCGAAGCCAGGTGCGGAGGTCAGGATCCGCCCATGCCGACGCCAGCGTCCAGAGGACGGAGCCGGCGGCATCGCGCTCCTCGTGCAGCACGCGAGCCCCCTCCGGCGCCGGGCCAGGCCAGCGGCGCAACGCTGCCTGCGCCAGGGTGCCGTCGCCGCCCGTGAAGGAGACCGGCGCCTCGAACACGCAGAGTGCCGCATGCCCTGCACCACCCGGGAGCGCAAACGCGGCCTGCAGCGTGCGATGGAGTGGCGTGCCGTCGCTGCCCAGCGCCACGCGATCGGCGAACCAGGCCGTCCACGCCTCGGGCGGCACCGACGCGAGCGCCGTCAGGAACGTGGGGTCCAGCGACTGGCCGATGCCTCCAGCGGCGGTCATGCGCACTCCCGTTGCCAGGCACCGAGGCTGGCGTCCTGGGTATCATCCGGATTGAACGTACGCACCGATCCGGAGCGACCGTCCACCGGAATCGCTGCGAGGCGACGTACCGCCCCGCCGGCACTTCCCAGCGCCGGCGGGCTTCCTTCCAGACCTGACACCCGGCACACCGCATGGGCACGCAAGGCACTGCCACCGACGTCGTGATCCTTTCCGCCGTGCGCACCCCGTTCGGCACCTTCGGGGGCACCCTGCGTGACCTGTCGGCAGTCGACCTGACGGTGGCGGCGGCGACGGCAGCGATGGAACGTGCCGGCGTGCAGCCGGCCGACATCGGCCACTCCATCTTCGGCAACGTCATCCAGAGCACCACCGACACGGTCTATTTCGCGCGGCACGTCGCACTCAAGGCGGGATGTCCGATCGAGGTCCCGGCACTGACGGTGAACCGTCTCTGCGGCTCGGGGTTCCAGGCGATCATCTCCGGGGCGCACGAACTGATCACCGGCGATGCCGATGTCTGCCTGGTCGGTGGCGGCGAGAGCATGTCCACCGTGCCCCACGCGGCCCGCGGGTTGCGCTGGGGACTGCCGTACGGCGCCTCGCCAAAGCTCGAGGACCTGCTGTTCGACGGGCTGACGGATTCCTGGTGCCAGACGCCGATGGGCATCACGGCGGAGAACCTCGAGGCGGCCTATCATCTCGGGCGCGCTGCCGCCGACGAGTTTGCGCTGCGCTCGCAGCACCTGACCCGCGATGCGTGGGCGAACGGCCTGATCCGGGACGAGATCGTGCCCGTCCCGGTGGTCGACCGCAAGACACGGCAAGTGGTGCCGTTCGCGCGCGACGAGCATGCGCGTCCGGAGAGCACGTTCGAGTCACTGACGAAGCTGAAGCCGGTGTTCCGCCCCGACGGTGTCGTCACCGCCGGAAACGCCAGCGGGTTGAACGACGGTGCCGGGGCGCTCGTCATCGCGAGGGCGGACTGGGCGCGCGAGCGCGGCCTGCGCCCGCTGGCGCGACTGGTGAGCTGGGGCGTGAGCGGCGTGGAGCCACGCATCATGGGGATCGGCCCCGTCTCGGCCGCCCGCATGGCGCTGGGGCGTGCCGGCCTGACGCTGGACCAGATGGACCTGGTCGAGGTCAACGAAGCCTTTGCGACGCAGGCGCTCGCCGTGCAGAAGGAGTTGGGCATTCCATTGGACAAGTTCAACCTGCACGGTGGAGCCATCGCGATCGGACATCCCCTCGGTGCGAGTGGCGCGCGCATCGCCGCGCACGTCACACATGCCCTGCGACTGCTTGGCAAGAAATACGCCCTTGGCTCCGCCTGCATCGGTGGTGGCCAGGGCATCGCCGTCGTGATCGAGTCGCTGTCGTGAATCCCCGGGGTCGGGATTTCCGTTCTGTGAGCAGTGGCCGCAGCCGATGGCGTCGGCATGAAGGTAGAACGCCGGACTGGAGCACCAATTCCCACCGCCGCAATCCGTACCGTGCCTGACGACCGTTCAGAGGTTACCGTCGCTGCCCCGTCATCGGTCCAGCCACTGCTCGATCGCGCCGCGATGGAGCGGGTGCTGGCGCGCGCCGCTGAGCTCGCGAACCAGGGTTCGGACGCACCCGATGGCATGAGCGAGGCGCAGCTCCTCGAGATCGCGAAGGAAGTCGGGCTGTCCGCCTCGACGATCAAGCAGGCGCTGGCCGAGGAGCGCACGCGCGTCATGCTCGCGGAGGAGACGGGGTTCGAGGCGCGGGTGATGGGGCCCGCCGCGGTGAGCGCCACGCGCGCCGTGCCGCACGCCCCCGAGGTGGTGCTCGCGGCCCTCGACGAATGGCTGCGCGCGGAATACCGCCTGATCCCGAAGCGCCGCTACGACAACCGGCGCACCTGGGAGAAGCGGCATGGCATGTTCGCCGAGCTGGATCGCAACCTGCGCGGCAACCAGGCGGCCGCCTCGCTGATGCGCGCCACCGAGGTCGCGGCAACGGTGAGCCCGATCGGTGACGGTCGCACGGCGGTGCGTCTCGACGCCGACATCAGCCATGTGCGCAGCCAGCACAAGGCGGGGGGCATCGGCCTCGCGATCGGTGGCATCGCGATCGGCACGGTGCCGGTGATCATCGGCGCCGTGCTCGCACCGCTGACGATGCTGCCGCTGTTCATCGCCCTTGGCACGCTCCCCGGCGTGGGCATGGGCATCGGGGGGTGGACGATGCTGAAGGCACACCGGAAGCAGGCGGAGCGTGCGCAGCTTGCCCTCGAGCAGATCCTCGACCGCCTCGAGCACGGCGCCCTGCCCCGCGGCGCACTGGCCGGCGGAGCCACACCGCTGCTGTCCGAGACCATCACCGCGGTGGCGCAGGGCGTGCGCGACGTGGCCAAGGCGATGCAGGACTCACGCCGCCTGCGCTGACCGGCTCCGTCACCTGCAACTGCCCTGACGCACAGGCGCAAAGGACGCCACGAACGCACAGCGATCGTTTCGCGAGGTGTCGCACGCATGCGCCATGCGCCATGCGCCATGCGCATCGTACTTGAGGGCAACTGCGGTGGCTCCTGCAGTTCCCCTCAGTGTGTCCGGTACTCGTGCAGCCCGGAGATCGCCAGCCGGGTAGTGCTGCTGTTCTTCGCGTCCTTCGCGACTTTGCGTCGTGCGGTTGCTGTTGTCGTTGCTGTTGCCGTTGCTGTTGCCGTTGCTGTCCCTGTCAGGTGCCAGCCAGCACGAACGCCCGGAGCTTGACGCGTTCCACCAGCCAGCGCACGGCACGATTGCTGCCGACGAGGATGGGAGCGAGGACGAGCAGCGACTTCACTTCCCGGCGCGTGATCTTCACCACGCCGCCGTGCTGCAGCATGGCGCGGGTCTGCGTGAGGTCGCGCAGCGTGGCGAAGGCGAACAGCAGCGGCCAGACGCAGAAGGTGCGGATGCTCCAGGCGCGACGCGGCACCATGAGCAGGTAGCGCACGGCATCCTCGAGGTCGGCCCAGGCCAGCTTCACCAGGTCGGTGAGCGCCGCGTGGTTGGCGTGCGAGTGGGCGGGCGAGAGGATGGTGGCGTGCCCGCTGCCGTGCGCGCGCAGGGCATGTTCGGGGATGTAGATCGAGTTCTCGTGCTCGGCGTCGGCGGCGACGTCCTTGAGGATGTTGACCGTCTGCAGCGCCTCGCCGAATTGCCGGCTCTTCTCGCGGAGCCGGCGGTAGACCGTCTCGCTCACGGCGTGGGAATGCTCGTGCCAGAGGTCGGTGAGCATGTACCCCACGGTGCCGGCCACGTAGTAGCAGTACTCCTTGTACTCCTCGATGGTCTGGATCCGGATGCCGTCCGGGTAGAGCAGGACGAACTTGCGCATGCCCCGGGTCATCTCGGCGACCCAGCGGTGGACATGCCGCTGCGTCCCCACGGGCAGGGCGCCGAAGAGGGCGAAGACGCGGTCGGTCCCGCCGCTGAGCTCGACGTGGGCGGCGTCGCCCGGCCAGGAGGCCAGGTCGGCGGCGAGTGCCGCGGCGGACGCTGGATCGTCAAAGCCGTGCAGGAAACGATCGAGCGTCGCCGCCTTGACCAGGGCATCGCGTTGTGGCGCGTCCTCGATCGTGTCCGCGATCCGGCAGAGCAGGTAGGCGGCCAGCACGGCGCGGCCCAGCTCGCCCGGCAGCACACGCACGCTGAGCGCGAACGTGCGGGAGACGCGGGGCAGGATGTCGCGGCACCAGCGCTCCACCTCGCGGGGAACGGGGCGCATCGAGAAGGCTGGCGGTTCGGCAGGGGGATCACCGGCGCCTGCCAGTTCCCGAAACTCGTGTGAGAGCACAGTCAATATATGGTTGCACGCAGCGCCCGACGCCACGCAAAGACGGTCCGCCCCTCTACACAAGTGTCGGCAGGTGGTGCATCTATCGGCGTGATGACACCACAGGGTTTCCGCGGCACCTTCCGCGACGATGACGACGCACGCGGCGTGTACTCGGAGGCGGCCGGCATCGCACGCATCCTGCCCCGCGCCGTGGCGGTGCCGGCGGACGAAGCCGATGTCGTGACGCTGGCCGCATGGGCCCAGGCCACGCACACCCCGCTGGTCCCGCGCGGTGCGGGGTCGTCGATGGCGGGCGCCGCGATCGGCGACGGCGTGGTGGTGGACACCACCCGGCTGGCAACCATCGGACCCATTGATCCGGAGACGAAGCGCCTCTGGGTGGGCCCGGGCGCGGTGCGCGACGACGTCAACGCCGCGGCGAATGCGGCCGGCCTCTGGTTCCCGGTGGACCCCTCGAGCGGCCCCTGGGCGACGATCGCCGGCATGGTCGCCACCAACGCGGCCGGTCCCCACTCGCTGAAGCACGGCGCCATGCGCCACTGGGTCACGGCCCTCGACTGCGTCTTCGACGACGGCGCACGCGCCACCATCCGCCGCGGCGCCGAGCTCCCGACACAGGCCCGCACCGTGGCCGCGATCCGGCGGTTCTCGACGCAGGCGATGAGCACGATCTTCACCACCGCCATGGCCGAGCCGATCGCGCGCATCCGGCAGGCGGGCGTGCGCAAGCAGTCGTCGGGGTACGCGCTGGTGGACTTCGCGAAGAGCGGCGACCTGGTGGACCTGTTCGTCGGGAGTGAGGGCACGCTGGCGCTGATCGTGGGCATCGAGCTGCAGCTGGCACCGCTGCCCGCGGGCCGCGTGGCCCTCTGCGCCGGCTTCCCGTCGCTCGAGGCGGCAGTGGATGCCGCCGGCCGCGCCACCGCCCTCGGCGCCGCCACCTGCGAACTGCTCGACCGGACCTTCCTCGACGTGGTGCGACAGGGGCACGCGCCGGTCGCGATCGACCCGCACCTGGAGGCGCTGCTGCTGCTGGATGCCGAGGCGCCGTCACAGGCGGAGGCGGAGCAGCTCGCGGCCGCCATCACGGCCGCCTTCACTGCCCTGGGCGCCGAAGGGCTCACGCAGGCGAGCACCCCCGCCGCGATCGAGGCGCTCTGGCACGTGCGCCATGCCGCCAGCCCGATCCTGAGCACGATGACGCATCTCGGTGCCTCGATGCAGTTCATCGAGGACACTGCCGTCCCGCCGCTCGCCCTGCCGGAGTACGTCCGCGGCGTGCGCGGCATCCTCGAGCACCACGGCTTCCCGGGCGTGATCTTCGGCCACGCCGGTGATGCCAACGTGCACGTGAACCCCCTGGTCGACACCTCGAAGCCGGGCTGGCGTGCACGTGTCGAGGCGGCGCTGGACGAGGTCGTGACACTCACCGCCGTGCTTGGCGGTACCCTCGCCGGCGAACATGGCGATGGCCGGCTGCGGACGCCCCTGCTGCCGCGGGTGTGGGCCAACGATGCGATGGTGCTGTTCGACCTCGTGAAGCGGTGCTTCGACCCGCGCGGGATCCTGAATCCCGGGGTGAAGGTCGCCCTCCCGGGCCAGGTGCCGCTGGGCCAGATCAAGTACGACCCGGAGCTCGCCGCGTTGTCGCCACGGGCGACGCGGGCGCTGGAGACGGTGGCGGCGGATCGCGCCTACGGCGCGTTCCGGCTCGACCTGCTGGACCGGCCGCTCACTGCGGGCTGAGTCTCGTGCGGGCCGGCTGCGCCGGTCGCGAGGGGGCTCCGCCAGGCGGGAACGGAGGACACAACGACGGGCGCAGGGTGGGTAGGTTTGGAGGCCTCTGATCACCGACAGCCCCCACACCAGCCTTCGCCGACCGTGCCTGAGTTCTTCACCGCACCCCGCCTGACGCTCCTGTCGCGCCCCCAGTTCCTCGAGCCGGAGCACCTGGGTGTCGCGTGGCTCGGGGAGGCCACCGACGGTGAGCGGCTGGCCGAATTCGCCGGCCGCCTCTGCTACATGAGCCAGCGCAACCCGGCCGGCCGCGAGACGCGCGACTACCTCGAGAACATCAAGAAGCAGGGGCACGGCAGCGTGCTCGAACATGCCACGTACGGCATCCTGCTGGAGGGGGTGAGTCGCTCGCTGACCCACGAACTCGTGCGCCATCGCGCCGGCTTCGCCTACTCGCAGCTGAGCCAGCGGTACGTGGACGAGAGCGAGGCCGCCTTCGTGGTGCCGCCGGCCATGGTGGGCGACGATGCACTGATGGCGGCCTGGCGCACGCAGATCGAGTCGGCGCAGGCCGCGTACGTGCACCTGGTGGACGAGCTCATGCAGCGCTACGGCTGGGTGGCCGACAAGGTGCACCGCCGCAAGATGGCCCGTGAGGCGGCGCG
It encodes the following:
- a CDS encoding NAD-dependent epimerase/dehydratase family protein, translated to MSPTLRTVLVTGASGFLGSHTCRTLAAQGIAVRAHGRQRSRMPSAPGITPCLGDLRDLPTLTAAAAGCDAIVHAAALSAPWGPRAEFHATNVIGTEHVIAAARAAGVRRLVHISSPAVLFDGRDQHDLSDSAPYPRHFSSRYAETKQQAELRVRATPGDLECIILRPKAIYGEGDRSLVPRLLRAASAGRLPQVGDGRNRVDVTHVDDVVQAVECALHTRQGIGETFLITGGEHVLLWSLIRELLTGAGLPYPSRILSVRTALAAAAAMEVVAAVTRREPLLTRYSALILARTQTCDIGRARALLGYMPRVSSTDGVARTIDALRTRWLAI
- a CDS encoding FAD-binding oxidoreductase; the protein is MTPQGFRGTFRDDDDARGVYSEAAGIARILPRAVAVPADEADVVTLAAWAQATHTPLVPRGAGSSMAGAAIGDGVVVDTTRLATIGPIDPETKRLWVGPGAVRDDVNAAANAAGLWFPVDPSSGPWATIAGMVATNAAGPHSLKHGAMRHWVTALDCVFDDGARATIRRGAELPTQARTVAAIRRFSTQAMSTIFTTAMAEPIARIRQAGVRKQSSGYALVDFAKSGDLVDLFVGSEGTLALIVGIELQLAPLPAGRVALCAGFPSLEAAVDAAGRATALGAATCELLDRTFLDVVRQGHAPVAIDPHLEALLLLDAEAPSQAEAEQLAAAITAAFTALGAEGLTQASTPAAIEALWHVRHAASPILSTMTHLGASMQFIEDTAVPPLALPEYVRGVRGILEHHGFPGVIFGHAGDANVHVNPLVDTSKPGWRARVEAALDEVVTLTAVLGGTLAGEHGDGRLRTPLLPRVWANDAMVLFDLVKRCFDPRGILNPGVKVALPGQVPLGQIKYDPELAALSPRATRALETVAADRAYGAFRLDLLDRPLTAG
- a CDS encoding phytoene/squalene synthase family protein codes for the protein MRPVPREVERWCRDILPRVSRTFALSVRVLPGELGRAVLAAYLLCRIADTIEDAPQRDALVKAATLDRFLHGFDDPASAAALAADLASWPGDAAHVELSGGTDRVFALFGALPVGTQRHVHRWVAEMTRGMRKFVLLYPDGIRIQTIEEYKEYCYYVAGTVGYMLTDLWHEHSHAVSETVYRRLREKSRQFGEALQTVNILKDVAADAEHENSIYIPEHALRAHGSGHATILSPAHSHANHAALTDLVKLAWADLEDAVRYLLMVPRRAWSIRTFCVWPLLFAFATLRDLTQTRAMLQHGGVVKITRREVKSLLVLAPILVGSNRAVRWLVERVKLRAFVLAGT
- a CDS encoding MBL fold metallo-hydrolase, which encodes MSTTVRVRAFDTGYCVARAGLIARGTGWHEARCHAPAFLIEHPGHGPLLFDTGYAPRLLDAFRTWPARIYALATPTTIGMPLVAQLAGAGVAAHEVRTVIVSHLHADHVAGLLDFAAARFVVSGAALALQRRARGVDAVRRGIVQQLFPADFDRRATVIDAFAGEALPALGATHDLLGDGSVRLVPLPGHARGQLGAMLRTDTGDVLLCADGAWSTRAYRELRPPHPITRLMQDDLTELVATLDALRRFAAARPACTILPTHCPDTLRWAAGS
- the thyX gene encoding FAD-dependent thymidylate synthase, whose product is MPEFFTAPRLTLLSRPQFLEPEHLGVAWLGEATDGERLAEFAGRLCYMSQRNPAGRETRDYLENIKKQGHGSVLEHATYGILLEGVSRSLTHELVRHRAGFAYSQLSQRYVDESEAAFVVPPAMVGDDALMAAWRTQIESAQAAYVHLVDELMQRYGWVADKVHRRKMAREAARGVLPNSTETKIVVTANARAWRTMLELRSSEAAELEIRRMAVAALRLMQAEAPAFFSDFEIYTAEDRREAARIGFHKV
- a CDS encoding beta-ketoacyl-ACP synthase 3, whose amino-acid sequence is MTSAPTTTALPVRITGIGCYLPSRIVTNAELESQLGLEPGWIFDRTGVRERRRCTGESAAMMAAAAARDALVMAGLDARDLTAIIGASSTPQQAIPCTAVFVQRELGAPEGATACFDVNATCLSFLAALDVAARLVCGGAHRHVLVFSSENAGRSLNPDEPESAVLFGDAAAAVVVSPASGTGSALHGVHLRTWHSGAELSQIRGGGTLHHPNDPATTRGDNLFAMRGPSLFRKAAPLLLPFIDGVCDGAGWTRSDIAAVVPHQASRHGIELGWKRLGFREEQVITNLATRGNCIAASIPLAFAESIAAGRIVRGDRVLLFGLAAGLSLGGCAITY
- a CDS encoding thiolase family protein, which translates into the protein MILSAVRTPFGTFGGTLRDLSAVDLTVAAATAAMERAGVQPADIGHSIFGNVIQSTTDTVYFARHVALKAGCPIEVPALTVNRLCGSGFQAIISGAHELITGDADVCLVGGGESMSTVPHAARGLRWGLPYGASPKLEDLLFDGLTDSWCQTPMGITAENLEAAYHLGRAAADEFALRSQHLTRDAWANGLIRDEIVPVPVVDRKTRQVVPFARDEHARPESTFESLTKLKPVFRPDGVVTAGNASGLNDGAGALVIARADWARERGLRPLARLVSWGVSGVEPRIMGIGPVSAARMALGRAGLTLDQMDLVEVNEAFATQALAVQKELGIPLDKFNLHGGAIAIGHPLGASGARIAAHVTHALRLLGKKYALGSACIGGGQGIAVVIESLS